The following proteins are co-located in the Triticum aestivum cultivar Chinese Spring chromosome 1A, IWGSC CS RefSeq v2.1, whole genome shotgun sequence genome:
- the LOC123188156 gene encoding defensin Tm-AMP-D1.2 produces the protein MALSRRKTASALLLLFLLVATEMGTTTTKLAEARDCLSQSHKFKGACLSSSNCAAVCRTENFPEGDCHTPHFARKCFCKRPC, from the exons ATGGCGCTCTCTCGTCGCAAGACCGCGTCCGCCCTCCTCCtgctcttcctcctcgtcgccacGG AGATGGGGACGACGACGACCAAGCTGGCGGAGGCGCGGGACTGCCTGTCGCAGAGCCACAAGTTCAAGGGCGCCTGCCTCAGCAGCAGCAACTGCGCCGCCGTCTGCCGCACCGAGAACTTCCCCGAGGGCGATTGCCACACGCCGCACTTCGCGCGCAAGTGCTTCTGCAAGAGGCCCTGCTAG
- the LOC123188145 gene encoding defensin-like protein CAL1: protein MALSRRMAASALLLLVLLVATEMGATTVKLAEARDCLSQSHKFKGACLSSSNCAAVCRTENFPDGECHTHNFARKCFCKRAC from the exons ATGGCGCTCTCTCGTCGCATGGCTGCGTCCGCCCTCCTGCTGCTGGTCCTCCTCGTCGCCACAG AGATGGGGGCGACGACGGTCAAGCTGGCTGAGGCGCGGGACTGCCTGTCCCAGAGCCACAAGTTCAAGGGCGCCTGCCTCAGCAGCAGCAACTGCGCCGCCGTCTGCCGCACCGAGAACTTCCCCGACGGGGAGTGCCACACGCACAACTTCGCCCGCAAGTGCTTCTGCAAGAGGGCCTGCTAG